In Thalassotalea sp. Sam97, a single window of DNA contains:
- a CDS encoding alkane 1-monooxygenase yields MSTGNTFVATNGDIYTDNKRYMWLVSLLIPVTAITGPLLYIQFNNELFLWAFLLIWYGLFPLLDVILGEDTSNPPESIIPQLEADTYYRLIALIHVPVVICSFIFLGWFVAHFDLSPQGYLATALLAGYIGGHGLNIGHELGHKRHKLDKWMAKLVLAIAAYGHFFIEHNRGHHAQVATPEDPASAKMGESIYRFVLRELPGGFVRAYQLEKQRFMRKGLSPWTIKNEFIQTILMTLCVYIAMGLWLGLEVIPYLLIAAFWSMWHLTSANYVEHYGLKRKTLASGRYERPQPHHSWNSNHIFSNWALFNLQRHSDHHANASRSYQSLRHFEHLPTLPNGYFGMFLLAYIPWLWFKVMDKRLIEVTHGNIDELNILTSKRSKLIEKHQLTKH; encoded by the coding sequence ATGAGTACTGGCAATACCTTTGTGGCTACAAATGGTGACATCTATACCGATAACAAGCGCTACATGTGGCTTGTGTCACTGCTTATTCCTGTTACTGCGATAACAGGACCGCTACTGTACATCCAATTTAACAATGAATTGTTTTTATGGGCTTTTTTACTTATTTGGTATGGTCTGTTTCCATTACTTGATGTGATCTTAGGAGAAGATACCAGTAATCCACCTGAATCGATTATTCCACAATTAGAAGCCGATACATACTATCGTCTTATCGCCCTAATTCATGTCCCCGTGGTTATATGTTCGTTTATTTTTCTTGGCTGGTTTGTCGCGCACTTTGATTTATCGCCCCAGGGTTATTTGGCGACGGCATTGCTTGCCGGCTACATTGGCGGTCATGGTTTAAACATTGGTCACGAGCTAGGTCATAAACGCCATAAATTAGATAAGTGGATGGCGAAATTAGTATTAGCGATTGCCGCTTATGGACACTTTTTTATAGAGCATAATCGTGGCCATCATGCCCAGGTTGCCACTCCAGAAGATCCAGCCTCTGCGAAAATGGGCGAGAGTATTTATCGCTTTGTATTACGTGAACTACCTGGTGGCTTTGTCCGAGCCTATCAACTCGAAAAGCAACGATTTATGCGTAAAGGGCTTTCCCCTTGGACCATCAAAAATGAATTTATCCAAACCATATTAATGACGCTTTGCGTTTATATCGCAATGGGATTATGGCTCGGATTAGAAGTAATTCCTTATTTGTTGATCGCCGCATTTTGGTCGATGTGGCACCTTACTTCGGCTAATTATGTTGAACATTATGGGCTAAAACGAAAAACATTGGCTTCAGGGCGTTACGAGAGACCGCAACCGCATCACAGCTGGAACAGCAATCATATATTTTCCAACTGGGCGCTGTTTAATCTGCAACGCCACTCAGATCACCACGCCAACGCATCACGCAGTTATCAATCGTTAAGGCACTTTGAACATTTACCGACATTACCGAATGGTTACTTTGGTATGTTTTTGCTCGCCTACATCCCTTGGCTTTGGTTTAAGGTAATGGATAAGCGACTCATTGAGGTTACCCACGGCAATATCGATGAACTCAATATTTTAACAAGTAAACGCTCAAAACTTATAGAAAAACACCAGCTAACAAAACACTAA
- a CDS encoding ion transporter, producing MLSSFIVVLIIVNVLAVIIESYKPIGDKYQQQFYLFNLFSVAVFTIEYLARIWVCLESEHLNANAPLKSRIRYMLTPVSLIDFIAIAPFYLSFLFTVDLRYLRMLRMLRLLKLTHYFKGLRLFIDVMIKELPSVGAAIIIMAVLVILAAGVMYSVEHTAQPEVFDSIPSAIWWSVVTMTTVGYGDVTPVTFLGKFISIFIMLLGVAIVALPAAMMAAKFGDELRSRKQSLEREIVTALKDGVISYSEQQAIDELSESLGISGKEVELLIQDCKAQKTHSITCDKCGNKIKIPSDKPISSSKQ from the coding sequence TTGCTCAGTAGCTTTATTGTGGTGCTGATAATTGTCAACGTATTAGCGGTTATTATTGAGTCCTACAAACCTATCGGCGATAAATACCAGCAACAATTCTATTTATTTAACCTATTCTCAGTCGCTGTTTTTACTATCGAATACCTCGCAAGAATTTGGGTGTGCCTTGAATCAGAGCACTTAAACGCAAACGCTCCACTCAAATCTAGAATTCGCTATATGCTAACGCCAGTATCATTAATCGATTTTATCGCCATAGCACCATTTTATTTATCTTTCCTATTTACCGTCGATTTACGCTACTTACGCATGCTGCGCATGTTACGGCTACTTAAGCTCACCCATTACTTTAAAGGGTTACGATTGTTTATTGATGTGATGATAAAAGAGCTACCAAGCGTTGGCGCGGCAATTATCATTATGGCGGTGCTTGTTATTCTCGCTGCTGGCGTGATGTATAGCGTTGAGCACACCGCACAACCCGAGGTATTCGACAGCATTCCAAGCGCCATTTGGTGGTCGGTCGTTACCATGACCACAGTCGGATATGGCGACGTCACCCCGGTCACCTTTTTAGGCAAATTTATATCAATATTTATTATGCTACTGGGCGTTGCCATTGTTGCCCTGCCAGCGGCAATGATGGCAGCAAAGTTTGGTGATGAATTGCGATCAAGAAAACAAAGCCTGGAACGCGAAATTGTCACCGCCCTAAAAGATGGCGTAATCAGCTATTCAGAGCAACAGGCCATTGATGAGTTATCAGAATCACTCGGCATATCAGGCAAAGAAGTGGAGCTACTTATTCAAGACTGCAAAGCACAAAAAACACATTCAATAACCTGTGATAAATGTGGCAATAAGATCAAGATACCGAGTGACAAGCCTATATCGAGTAGCAAACAATAA
- a CDS encoding cold-shock protein, with protein sequence MSKSTGTVKWFNETKGFGFIAQADGGKDVFVHYRAIASEGFRSLTEGQEVEFIVEQGPKGPQAANVTVI encoded by the coding sequence ATGTCTAAATCTACAGGTACTGTAAAATGGTTTAACGAAACTAAAGGTTTCGGTTTTATTGCTCAAGCTGACGGTGGCAAGGACGTTTTCGTTCATTACCGTGCAATCGCTTCAGAAGGTTTCAGAAGCCTAACTGAAGGTCAAGAAGTTGAGTTTATCGTTGAGCAAGGTCCAAAAGGTCCTCAAGCAGCTAACGTTACTGTTATCTAA
- the nhaA gene encoding Na+/H+ antiporter NhaA, giving the protein MRTLNSTRKFFTIESLSGILLLIMAVLAMLIKNTGGAEAYNALLFAEIEIRAEAFSINKPLLLWINDGIMAIFFFVVGLELKKELLVGKLSDRRTLMLPVVGALGGVLVPALIYLSLNWGNTLSAHGWAIPTATDIAFALAVLSILGNRVPTSLKLFLMTLAILDDLAGIIIIAFFYTDSISWLSLLLASIGYLILFTFNRTGVNRIAPYLLVGIFIWICFLKSGVHATIAGVVNAFFIPLTLSKAGKTDHKNGLLSQLLHNLHPYVAIGVLPLFAFANAGVQLDTTNLSNLFTSVPAGIVLGLFIGKQLGVFSFSFIAIKLKLCQLPQGSNWGQLYGTSVLCGIGFTMSLFIASLAFAHGGAGEARIDRLAIILGSILSALWGVIVLYLSSRPQKSSIE; this is encoded by the coding sequence ATGAGAACCCTGAACTCAACCCGTAAGTTTTTTACGATTGAAAGCTTGTCTGGCATATTGCTATTAATAATGGCTGTGCTTGCCATGCTCATTAAAAATACGGGAGGAGCAGAAGCCTATAATGCTCTGCTTTTTGCTGAGATAGAAATCAGAGCAGAAGCCTTTAGTATCAACAAACCGTTATTGCTGTGGATAAATGACGGTATTATGGCGATTTTCTTTTTTGTAGTCGGGCTTGAGTTAAAAAAAGAGCTTTTGGTTGGTAAGCTCTCAGATCGACGCACGCTGATGTTACCCGTTGTAGGAGCTTTAGGTGGAGTACTGGTTCCTGCATTAATATATTTATCCCTTAACTGGGGCAACACACTATCAGCTCATGGCTGGGCAATACCTACGGCAACAGATATTGCGTTTGCCCTAGCAGTACTTTCGATATTAGGAAATCGGGTGCCAACGAGCCTAAAATTATTTTTGATGACGTTAGCTATTCTAGATGATCTGGCTGGCATTATTATTATCGCTTTTTTCTATACCGATTCTATTTCTTGGCTGTCGTTACTTTTGGCAAGTATTGGTTATCTTATCCTATTCACATTCAATCGAACTGGTGTTAATCGAATAGCGCCTTATTTGTTAGTTGGTATTTTTATCTGGATTTGTTTTTTAAAGTCAGGTGTTCATGCCACCATTGCTGGTGTGGTTAACGCCTTTTTTATTCCTTTAACGCTTTCCAAAGCAGGAAAAACAGATCATAAAAATGGCCTGCTCAGTCAACTGCTTCACAACTTACATCCTTACGTAGCAATAGGTGTGTTACCCCTATTCGCATTTGCTAATGCCGGGGTTCAACTCGATACTACGAATTTGAGTAATCTATTTACATCAGTGCCTGCCGGTATTGTATTGGGGCTTTTTATCGGTAAGCAATTGGGCGTATTTAGCTTCAGTTTTATCGCCATTAAACTCAAGCTTTGTCAGTTGCCTCAAGGAAGTAATTGGGGACAGCTTTATGGAACGTCAGTATTATGTGGTATTGGTTTTACAATGAGTCTATTTATTGCTTCATTGGCTTTTGCTCATGGCGGTGCAGGTGAAGCTAGAATTGATCGATTGGCAATTATTTTAGGATCAATCTTATCTGCCTTATGGGGTGTTATAGTTCTCTATCTCTCAAGTCGGCCTCAAAAAAGCTCTATAGAATGA